A region of Rhizobium grahamii DNA encodes the following proteins:
- a CDS encoding dihydrofolate reductase family protein: MRKLVVWNLMTLDGYFEGTKPWDIDFHNLAWGPELERYSEQLGEEGDLLVFGRKTYEGMAAYWQTAEEEETIKSFMNSIAKLAVSRTIEKADWNNSRVVRDPVSELRKLKAEDGKTIFIFGSAELADSLLKEGLVDEIRVCLVPVILGGGNPHFKPASKPCPLRLLESSVTAKGAVILRYEPVADSA, translated from the coding sequence ATGCGAAAGCTTGTGGTCTGGAATCTGATGACGCTCGACGGCTATTTCGAAGGGACGAAGCCGTGGGACATCGACTTCCACAATCTTGCCTGGGGTCCGGAACTCGAACGTTACTCGGAGCAACTTGGCGAAGAAGGCGATCTGCTCGTTTTCGGACGAAAGACCTACGAGGGCATGGCTGCCTATTGGCAGACCGCCGAGGAAGAAGAGACGATCAAGTCGTTCATGAATAGCATCGCGAAGCTCGCCGTCTCCCGCACGATCGAGAAGGCCGACTGGAACAATTCGCGCGTCGTCCGTGATCCGGTGTCGGAACTCCGGAAATTGAAAGCGGAAGACGGAAAGACCATCTTCATCTTCGGCAGCGCCGAACTTGCGGATTCGCTCCTCAAGGAAGGTCTCGTCGACGAGATCCGGGTTTGCCTCGTACCGGTTATCCTCGGCGGTGGCAATCCACACTTCAAGCCCGCCTCAAAGCCATGCCCGCTTCGTCTGCTCGAGTCTTCGGTGACCGCCAAAGGCGCCGTCATTCTGCGCTACGAGCCGGTCGCGGACTCGGCGTGA
- a CDS encoding TerC family protein has product MEIFTSAGLLALLQVILIDLVLAGDNAVVIGLAAAGLAPDQRRKAILVGILAATVLRIALASVTVQLLDIIGLLLAGGILLLWVCWKMWRELRAGGNDDADVGDASQAPRKTFFQAATQIVIADVSMSLDNVLAVAGAAREHPTVLVIGLILSIAMMGVAANFIARLLNRYHWVAYVGLAIILYVALHMIYRGAIEVWPHVAPLAGAAG; this is encoded by the coding sequence ATGGAAATTTTCACGTCCGCCGGTTTGCTGGCGCTTCTACAGGTCATCTTGATCGACCTGGTTCTAGCCGGCGACAACGCAGTCGTGATCGGGCTTGCCGCAGCCGGGCTTGCGCCCGACCAACGGCGTAAAGCCATTCTCGTCGGCATTCTCGCCGCGACCGTGCTGCGTATCGCCCTTGCCAGCGTCACCGTGCAACTGCTCGACATCATCGGCCTTTTGCTTGCCGGCGGCATTCTGCTTCTCTGGGTCTGCTGGAAGATGTGGCGCGAGCTACGGGCCGGCGGCAACGACGATGCGGATGTCGGCGACGCGAGCCAGGCGCCGCGCAAGACCTTCTTTCAGGCTGCCACGCAGATCGTCATCGCCGACGTCTCGATGTCGCTCGACAACGTGCTTGCCGTTGCCGGTGCCGCGCGCGAGCATCCGACGGTGCTCGTCATCGGCCTTATCCTGTCGATCGCCATGATGGGGGTCGCGGCGAACTTCATCGCGCGGCTGCTCAATCGCTACCACTGGGTCGCCTATGTGGGTCTGGCGATCATCCTCTACGTCGCGCTCCACATGATCTATCGTGGTGCGATCGAGGTCTGGCCGCACGTGGCACCGCTTGCGGGCGCCGCCGGCTGA
- a CDS encoding TIGR02186 family protein: MRLLAAALLLLLLPGIAAAQILLPGQATQALTAEGLEIGTSTSEIAITSDFHGADLTIFGAVTNTDSLLLAIGQYDVVVVLEGPRENATVRRKERVFGIWINTRSMTFEAVPHSYSMSSSRMLDDITTPLDLTEQGIGIDHIPLSPVGFVGNASNLGEFRQAFRRLQEKGGLYDRDPSGVRFVSSNLFKASLRLPANIPNGVHTVRAYLFKSGKFVTDKSVPLRVIKTGIEQMITDAAHERPISYGVFAVFLALVTGWSASVIFRKD; the protein is encoded by the coding sequence ATGCGCCTTCTCGCCGCCGCTCTGCTGCTGTTGCTGCTGCCCGGCATCGCCGCCGCGCAGATTCTTCTTCCCGGACAGGCGACGCAGGCGTTAACAGCCGAAGGGCTGGAGATCGGCACGTCGACCAGCGAAATCGCCATCACTTCGGATTTCCATGGCGCCGACCTTACGATCTTCGGCGCGGTGACCAACACCGACAGCCTGTTGCTGGCGATCGGTCAGTATGACGTGGTGGTGGTCCTCGAGGGCCCGCGCGAGAATGCCACCGTGCGCCGGAAAGAGCGGGTCTTCGGCATCTGGATCAATACCCGGTCGATGACCTTCGAAGCCGTTCCGCATTCCTATTCGATGTCGAGCTCACGGATGCTCGATGACATCACCACCCCGCTCGACTTGACGGAACAGGGGATCGGCATCGACCACATCCCGCTGTCGCCGGTCGGATTTGTCGGCAATGCCAGCAACCTCGGTGAATTCCGGCAAGCGTTCCGGCGGCTGCAGGAAAAAGGCGGACTCTACGACCGCGATCCGAGCGGCGTGCGCTTCGTCAGCTCCAACCTTTTCAAGGCGAGCCTGCGTTTGCCCGCCAACATCCCGAACGGTGTCCATACGGTGCGCGCCTATCTCTTCAAGAGCGGGAAGTTCGTGACCGACAAATCGGTGCCGCTACGCGTCATCAAGACCGGGATCGAACAGATGATCACGGATGCCGCGCACGAGCGGCCGATCTCATACGGCGTTTTCGCCGTGTTTCTGGCCCTGGTGACCGGCTGGAGCGCCAGCGTCATCTTCCGCAAGGACTGA
- a CDS encoding peptidoglycan-binding protein, with protein sequence MNGSRSQTTRHSDRASLDALNRTIEGLEARIEGLIGNSVRDQAPRPAAPAREAPTYAPRAPYAAAEPRPDPIAEIRQRQRMLEASRERPAVREPLSYPNREPQTYAREPARSYAPAPERTTAPAPRPAMPQAAAPAPSRPSAEDTMTEIAQALVNLRQDLKRDISEGVTREMNALRGELKEIKASATDRHFADDIRADMGRLAESIDQLTRRSSAPDAQNLRGEFEELRSLMDGLAREDSIRHIEDRWDGFETHLQSVDTAGLQEELVALAYRLDDIKRNISGMGESPAVRALEDKLISIATAMEQFANMIQPYDRSMSDQFAAVDSRLDEISRAIAASSRTAASGDPAMMHRLEGRLNGLAEQIEIMGHSVASRSAPTDNLADRLEALTARVEELANAESTSRLDERLEHLSYLLEQSQRASPLPELTGALSDISRKIDALEHGSVNDVLAQRLDYLARRIDEMEFQPLQPVQPVIDERAFHRIEDRLSDIAARLNESTAAPATDATALRNLEDQIANLSALMSEPRQAEIPADLDRRMGAIEDYMATSDEYIVEAARQAAEAVVEAYARNGGIQAGAPADISALNALAADLRNLEDLSRSGEERTHRTFQALHETLVQIADRLDDMESRTARPAARMPAADVDFHVDPYSLVPADADEPEKPAVFGTRTTPVAQEAEPTREPVAPAMAATETSAIAIEAATKPAAAAVPGKGSLLVSLGKRLLPAKKAKTGERAIIDPTPSIDPVDVMPPEAANEPLEPGSGAPDVKKILERVRASQNAARTNPKPASETERADYIAAARRAAQAAAMEVDAGGKSGSKGEKKAKSKDAAAKGGAFSRFRRPILLAVGAVLLAIMAFPLARTLTSGTPAPSAEVATIAEPPAASPLPVDSETAPDQNQAALPTAAEAPKTDAQAPATAPEQIPSEHLTAAAPLNGEAATTLAPSGTPQDASAFVSKDTAPAAAAMAPAPAAETIAIPDTIQPKSLADAAKGGDALALFEIGARYSDGRAGITADPKEAVSWYQLSADKGFAPAEYRMGSIYEKGTGVERDINKARQYYEQAADQGNASAMHNLAVLYASGALGQQDYAKAANWFTKAANLGITDSQFNLAILCARGNGVAQDLTESYKWFAIAAKGGDKDASQKRDEVANALKPDQLEKARAKADLWKAEPLNTKTNAVDVPDEWNGTATKTSTVDMKRAIRNIQAILNNNGFDAGHPDGELGAKTVAAIKSFQKSIGQEPSGKINDDTVKALLERNKAPATKA encoded by the coding sequence ATGAACGGATCGCGATCACAAACCACACGGCATTCCGACAGGGCGTCGCTTGATGCGCTGAACCGCACCATCGAGGGGCTTGAGGCCCGCATCGAGGGCTTGATCGGCAACAGCGTGCGCGACCAGGCCCCACGCCCCGCGGCACCCGCCCGCGAAGCGCCGACCTACGCGCCGCGCGCACCTTACGCGGCAGCCGAGCCACGGCCCGACCCGATCGCCGAAATTCGCCAGCGCCAGCGTATGCTGGAAGCAAGCCGCGAGCGGCCGGCCGTTCGCGAGCCTCTGTCCTACCCCAATCGCGAACCGCAAACCTATGCCCGCGAACCGGCACGCAGCTACGCGCCTGCACCCGAGCGTACTACCGCTCCGGCTCCGCGCCCGGCAATGCCGCAGGCTGCCGCCCCTGCCCCCAGCCGCCCAAGCGCTGAAGATACGATGACCGAGATTGCCCAGGCGCTGGTCAATCTGCGCCAGGATCTGAAGCGTGACATTTCCGAAGGCGTGACCCGCGAAATGAACGCACTGCGCGGCGAACTCAAGGAAATCAAGGCAAGTGCCACCGACCGGCATTTCGCCGATGACATCCGTGCGGACATGGGCCGGCTTGCCGAAAGCATCGACCAGCTGACGCGCCGATCGAGCGCACCCGATGCGCAGAACCTGCGCGGTGAGTTCGAAGAGCTGCGTTCTCTGATGGACGGGCTTGCACGCGAAGATTCGATCCGTCACATCGAAGACCGCTGGGACGGCTTCGAGACACACCTGCAATCCGTCGACACGGCGGGCCTGCAGGAAGAGCTCGTCGCTCTCGCCTACCGTCTCGACGATATCAAGCGCAACATTAGCGGCATGGGCGAGAGCCCGGCGGTGCGCGCGCTCGAAGACAAGCTTATTTCCATTGCCACGGCCATGGAGCAGTTTGCGAACATGATCCAGCCGTACGACCGCTCGATGTCGGACCAGTTTGCAGCGGTCGACAGCCGTCTCGACGAGATCAGCCGCGCGATCGCCGCATCGAGCCGGACCGCTGCCAGCGGAGACCCGGCGATGATGCATCGCCTGGAAGGCCGACTGAACGGCCTCGCCGAACAGATCGAAATCATGGGACACAGCGTTGCCAGCCGCTCGGCTCCGACAGACAATCTGGCCGACCGGCTGGAAGCACTGACGGCGCGTGTCGAGGAGCTTGCCAATGCGGAGTCCACCTCGCGTCTGGACGAGCGCCTGGAGCATCTCTCCTACCTTCTCGAGCAGAGCCAGCGGGCATCGCCGCTGCCGGAACTGACCGGCGCGCTGTCGGATATTTCCCGCAAGATCGATGCGCTCGAGCATGGTTCCGTCAACGACGTGCTGGCACAGCGGCTCGACTACCTCGCGCGGCGAATCGACGAGATGGAATTCCAGCCGCTGCAACCGGTGCAGCCTGTTATCGATGAGCGCGCGTTCCACCGGATCGAAGATCGCCTCAGCGATATCGCAGCGCGGCTGAACGAGAGCACGGCAGCGCCGGCAACGGACGCGACCGCACTGCGCAATCTCGAAGACCAGATCGCCAATCTCTCGGCCCTGATGAGCGAACCCCGCCAGGCCGAAATCCCCGCCGACCTCGACCGCCGGATGGGCGCCATCGAAGACTACATGGCGACAAGCGACGAGTACATCGTCGAGGCTGCGCGCCAGGCTGCCGAAGCCGTCGTCGAAGCCTATGCCCGCAACGGCGGCATTCAGGCCGGCGCGCCGGCGGATATCTCTGCTCTCAATGCGCTCGCGGCCGATCTCCGCAATCTAGAGGATCTCAGCCGCAGCGGCGAGGAACGGACACACCGGACCTTCCAGGCGCTGCACGAGACGCTGGTACAGATCGCCGACAGGCTTGACGACATGGAAAGCCGCACGGCACGCCCCGCGGCGCGCATGCCGGCCGCCGATGTCGACTTCCATGTCGATCCCTATTCCCTCGTGCCAGCCGATGCTGACGAACCGGAAAAGCCTGCCGTCTTCGGAACCCGCACGACACCTGTCGCCCAGGAAGCCGAGCCTACCCGCGAACCCGTAGCCCCTGCTATGGCAGCCACCGAAACGAGCGCGATCGCCATCGAAGCTGCGACCAAGCCTGCGGCAGCGGCCGTTCCGGGCAAAGGCAGCCTTCTCGTCAGCCTCGGAAAACGCCTGCTGCCCGCCAAGAAGGCGAAGACCGGCGAGCGCGCAATCATCGACCCGACCCCGTCGATCGATCCGGTTGACGTCATGCCGCCGGAAGCCGCGAACGAGCCGCTCGAGCCGGGCTCCGGCGCACCCGATGTGAAGAAGATCCTGGAGCGCGTACGCGCCAGCCAGAATGCCGCCCGTACCAATCCGAAGCCAGCAAGCGAAACCGAGCGCGCCGACTATATCGCCGCCGCTCGCCGTGCGGCACAGGCCGCCGCCATGGAAGTCGATGCCGGTGGAAAGTCCGGATCCAAGGGCGAGAAGAAGGCCAAGAGCAAGGATGCGGCCGCAAAGGGCGGTGCATTTTCCCGCTTCCGCCGTCCAATCCTTCTGGCCGTCGGCGCTGTTCTCCTCGCGATCATGGCCTTTCCGCTTGCGCGCACCCTGACGAGCGGCACGCCTGCTCCGTCGGCCGAGGTGGCAACGATCGCCGAACCGCCCGCAGCCTCGCCGTTGCCTGTCGACAGCGAAACGGCACCCGATCAGAACCAGGCTGCTCTCCCCACCGCAGCGGAAGCACCGAAGACTGATGCGCAGGCCCCCGCAACCGCTCCCGAACAGATTCCCTCGGAACATCTGACCGCCGCCGCACCTTTGAACGGTGAAGCCGCCACCACGCTTGCCCCCTCGGGCACGCCGCAGGATGCATCCGCCTTCGTGTCGAAGGACACGGCACCGGCCGCCGCCGCCATGGCCCCGGCTCCGGCAGCAGAGACCATCGCCATACCCGACACCATCCAGCCAAAGTCGCTGGCAGATGCGGCCAAGGGCGGCGACGCTCTGGCTCTCTTCGAGATCGGCGCGCGCTACAGCGACGGCCGCGCCGGCATCACGGCTGATCCGAAGGAAGCGGTGAGCTGGTACCAGCTCTCTGCCGACAAGGGCTTCGCACCAGCCGAGTACCGGATGGGCAGCATCTACGAGAAGGGCACCGGCGTCGAGCGCGACATCAACAAGGCCCGGCAGTACTATGAGCAGGCTGCCGATCAGGGCAATGCCAGCGCCATGCACAATCTGGCCGTCCTCTACGCCTCCGGCGCTCTCGGCCAGCAGGACTATGCGAAGGCCGCGAACTGGTTCACCAAGGCTGCCAACCTCGGCATCACCGACAGCCAGTTCAACCTCGCAATTCTCTGCGCCCGCGGCAACGGGGTCGCGCAGGATCTGACGGAATCGTACAAGTGGTTCGCGATCGCTGCCAAGGGCGGCGACAAAGACGCGTCGCAAAAGCGCGACGAAGTAGCCAACGCCCTGAAGCCGGATCAACTGGAAAAGGCGCGCGCCAAGGCCGATCTCTGGAAGGCCGAGCCTCTGAACACGAAGACCAACGCGGTCGATGTTCCGGACGAATGGAACGGCACGGCAACCAAGACTTCGACCGTCGACATGAAGCGGGCGATCCGCAACATCCAGGCGATCCTGAACAACAATGGCTTCGACGCTGGTCATCCGGACGGCGAGCTCGGTGCAAAGACGGTTGCCGCGATCAAGAGCTTCCAGAAGTCGATCGGCCAGGAGCCAAGCGGCAAGATCAACGACGATACGGTCAAGGCTCTTCTGGAACGCAACAAGGCGCCAGCAACCAAGGCCTGA
- a CDS encoding sulfite exporter TauE/SafE family protein, producing MTIYLPIAELSVNIFIILGMGAAVGFLSGMFGVGGGFLITPLLIFYNIPPVVAVATGANQVVASSISGAITHFRRGTLDVKLGAVLLVGGLTGATVGIWIFSLLRRIGQLDLFISLLYVVFLGTVGALMLLESVNAMRRSAKNIPPAARKPGHHHWVHRLPLKMRFKKSKIFLSVIPIVALGFAIGILTSVMGVGGGFIMVPAMIYLLRIPTNVVVGTSLFQIIFVTAYTTVVQAATNFSVDIVLALILMIAGVIGAQYGVRVGQKLRGEQLRALLGLLVLAVGLRLAVALVVTPADIYSVVMGGGN from the coding sequence GTGACAATCTATCTGCCCATCGCAGAATTGTCGGTGAACATCTTCATCATTCTCGGCATGGGCGCCGCGGTGGGCTTCTTGTCCGGCATGTTCGGCGTCGGCGGCGGCTTCCTGATCACGCCACTCCTGATCTTCTACAACATCCCTCCCGTCGTCGCGGTTGCCACCGGGGCAAACCAAGTCGTCGCGTCCTCCATATCAGGCGCGATCACGCACTTCCGGCGAGGAACGCTTGACGTCAAGCTCGGCGCCGTCCTGCTTGTCGGCGGTCTGACGGGGGCTACCGTGGGCATCTGGATCTTCTCGCTCTTGCGGCGGATCGGCCAGCTCGACCTCTTCATCTCGCTGCTCTACGTCGTTTTCCTCGGCACCGTCGGTGCACTGATGCTGCTCGAGAGCGTCAACGCGATGCGCCGCTCGGCAAAGAACATCCCGCCGGCCGCGCGCAAGCCCGGACACCATCACTGGGTTCACCGTCTGCCGCTGAAGATGCGCTTCAAGAAGTCGAAGATCTTCCTGAGCGTCATACCGATCGTGGCGCTGGGCTTTGCGATCGGCATCCTCACCTCGGTCATGGGCGTCGGCGGCGGCTTCATCATGGTTCCCGCGATGATCTATCTGCTGCGGATTCCGACCAACGTCGTGGTCGGCACGTCTCTCTTCCAGATCATTTTCGTCACCGCCTACACCACGGTCGTCCAGGCCGCGACAAACTTTTCCGTCGACATCGTGCTCGCGCTCATTCTGATGATCGCCGGCGTGATCGGGGCGCAATACGGCGTGCGGGTCGGCCAGAAGCTGCGCGGTGAGCAACTGCGCGCCCTGCTCGGCCTCCTTGTCCTTGCCGTCGGCCTTCGTCTTGCCGTTGCTCTCGTCGTAACGCCGGCCGACATCTATTCCGTCGTGATGGGAGGCGGGAACTGA
- a CDS encoding DUF922 domain-containing Zn-dependent protease: MALLCVFGPATASAQWQPSEEVRTYSISGKTGAELYGSIGERGPEVGGRVRTIAHTTFRLTWQRKYEPRDGACVLASAKPKLVLIYTLPKPSTSLSPAVKASWDTFLNGVRKHEKVHGTIITEMVHDIEAMSVGFSAPDDPDCRKIRVELTKRLGELSDRQRERGREFDRVEMGQGGNIQALILDLVNGP; this comes from the coding sequence ATGGCGCTTCTATGCGTATTCGGGCCTGCAACGGCATCGGCGCAATGGCAGCCGTCGGAGGAGGTCCGAACCTATTCGATCTCGGGCAAGACCGGAGCCGAACTATACGGCTCGATCGGGGAACGAGGGCCTGAGGTCGGCGGCCGGGTTCGCACCATCGCGCACACGACGTTCCGATTGACCTGGCAACGGAAATACGAGCCGCGCGATGGCGCCTGCGTGCTTGCCTCCGCCAAGCCGAAGCTGGTGCTGATCTACACGCTGCCGAAACCCTCGACGTCGCTTTCCCCGGCCGTGAAGGCTAGTTGGGACACTTTTCTGAATGGCGTGCGCAAACACGAGAAGGTTCACGGCACGATCATCACCGAGATGGTCCATGACATAGAAGCGATGAGCGTGGGGTTCTCCGCGCCTGATGATCCCGATTGCCGCAAGATCCGTGTCGAGCTCACGAAACGATTGGGTGAACTCTCCGACAGGCAACGTGAACGCGGCCGCGAATTCGACCGCGTCGAGATGGGGCAGGGCGGAAACATCCAGGCCCTGATCCTGGATCTCGTGAACGGCCCCTGA
- a CDS encoding winged helix-turn-helix transcriptional regulator has protein sequence MDELHRSGCPINLTLEILGDRWSLIVIRDIMFGNRRHFRELLQNSQERIASNILADRLRRLVDRGLLTREDDPTHKQKAIYSLTDMAIDLVPLFAQMGAWGRKHLPVSEELSIRAELLEKGGQTLWNDFMEELRAKHLGKQLSPGTPSVLAGLTKAYLDVLAKKAGCSVLAEDDAGAPAGHQGQKHGENAV, from the coding sequence ATGGACGAGCTTCACCGATCGGGCTGCCCCATCAATCTGACGCTGGAGATATTGGGCGACCGATGGAGCCTGATCGTGATCCGCGACATCATGTTTGGCAACCGTCGCCATTTCCGCGAGCTGCTGCAGAATTCGCAGGAACGAATTGCGTCCAACATCCTTGCTGATCGCTTGCGGCGTCTGGTCGACCGCGGCCTGCTGACCCGCGAGGACGACCCGACCCATAAGCAGAAGGCGATCTACAGCCTGACCGACATGGCGATCGACCTCGTTCCACTGTTTGCGCAGATGGGGGCTTGGGGGCGCAAGCATCTGCCGGTATCCGAGGAGCTGTCGATCCGCGCCGAGCTGCTGGAGAAGGGCGGTCAGACACTCTGGAACGATTTCATGGAGGAGCTGCGGGCCAAACATCTCGGCAAGCAGCTTTCGCCGGGCACACCATCGGTCCTGGCCGGCTTGACGAAGGCCTATCTCGACGTGTTGGCGAAAAAGGCCGGTTGCTCAGTCCTTGCGGAAGATGACGCTGGCGCTCCAGCCGGTCACCAGGGCCAGAAACACGGCGAAAACGCCGTATGA